ACTCATGTACTTCTAATCCAATTCCATGTCCAGTTGAGTGAATAAAATATTTACCATAATTTTTTTCTTCAATGTATTTTCTACATGCATCATCAACATCTTTACAATCAACATTTGGTTTTACAGATTTGAGACCAAGTTTTTGTGATTCTTTAACAATTTCATATGCTTCATTAGCTTGTGAAGAAATTTTTCCTAATGCAAAAGTTCTAGTTGCATCTGAAACATAACCTTTGTATCTTAATGTTAGATCTGTAACAACAAGATCACCTTTTTTGAATTTACGTTGACTTACCTGCGCATGTGGTAATGCCCCATTTGGACCTCCAGCAATAATTAATGGATTAAGAGTTGATTTGTAACCAGTATCAAACATTTCCTGCTCCATAGCATATGTCATCAAAATTGTTTGTAATTCGGATTCTTTTTGTCCAACTTTCATTTTTTTAGAACAAATTTCAAACATTTCATCAATAATTCTAGATGCTCTTTTTAAGATCCTAATTTCTTTTTCATCTTTTATAATTCGAGCATTGTAAAATGGTTCTGTAGAAGATGTAATATTTGAAATCGATTTTTTTAAGCTAATCATCGTAGAATAATCCTTACAATCAGTACAAACATGATTTTTCTTTATTTTGTCTATAAGAGTAGAAATTAATCCAGATCCGCGTTCGGCAGTAATCACATCACAATCTTCGGACTCATCTTTAGCTCTACCAACTTCAAGTTCTGGAGCAATAATGGTAGTTCTTCCATTTTTTTCTAATAATCCTATAGCTTCCCCCCAAAAACCAGTCATATAGAAGAGATTTTCAGGCTCAAATGTTACCAATGTATCACAATCTATCTTTTTAGCATATTTTAGAAGATTTTTTCTTCTTTGTTTCATAACAAAATATTATATTTTCTCAATTTATGTATGATGCAAAGTTTGTATAAGGAAATTTGAAAATTTATTATCGTGACTGAAGAGAAGAAAAAGAAAGTTGTTGCATTACTTTCTGGTGGGTTAGACAGTCAACTTGCAATTAGGATGATGCAAGAACAAGGTTTTGATGTTTCTGCAGTTGCAATAAAAACTCCGTTTTGTGATTTTGATTGTGGAAGAGGATGTGGTTTTGAAATTAGAGAAAGAGCCGATGATCTTGATGTAAATCTAAAAACTGTTTATCTAGGTGATGAGTATATTGAGATGTTAAAAAAACCAAAACACGGAATTGGTGCAGGATTTAATCCATGTGTTGATTGTAGATCTATGATGTTTGATGCTGCAAAAAAACACATGGAAGATATTGGTGCAGAATTTATTATTTCTGGTGAAGTATTAGGACAAAGACCAATGAGTCAACATGCACCAGCATTGCGTACAATTGAAAAAGAATCAAACTTGGTTGGAAAGATAGTAAGACCACTATCTGCTGCATTATTACCAGAAACAATTCCTGAAAAAGAAGGTTTAATCAAAAGAGAAAATCTTGGAATGATTGAAGGAAGAACAAGAAGAAATCAATTAGATATGGCAAAAAAATATGGGATTGAAGATCCACCAAATGCTGGAGGTGGATGTTTGTTAACAGAACCACAATTTGGAGTTAAAGCTAAAGATTTGTTTGAACATACAAAAAATCCAACAATAAATGATATTGATTTATTAAAAATTGGAAGACATTTCAGATTAGATGAAGAAACAAAATTTGTTGTTGGAAGAAATGAAGATGAAAATGAAATGATAAAAGCAATTGCATTACCAAATGACATATTACTGGAAGCTAAAGATTTTGTTGGGCCTGTTTCAATTTTACGTGGAGTAAATTTAAAAAAACATCTTGAATTTGCATCATCAGTGACATTGAGATATTCAGATGCACCAAGTGATAAAACAGCAATTGTTTCAATCAAACAAAACGAGTCAGTTGAAGAAATAATTTCAAAAACAGCAAAAGAGGAATCATACATTCGATTTAGAATGTAGGCGTGAAAAATTTAAAAAATTAGTTAAAACTAAGGAAGAGTTTTTGAGGGAGTAGATCTCATTTTTAATTATAATGCAGAAGCAAGAAAACCCTACATATCTCAAAGCAATCACAATTAGGGATAGTAGTGATGTACATTCGATTAAAGAAGATATCAAAAAAGGAATAATTTTGATACTTAGAGTCACACCGTTGGCACAAAAAGATGTGGATCAATTACGAAAAGTAGTGGAAGAACTGTATTCGATTGCTAAAACAGCTGATGCAGATATTGCAAGATTAGGTGAAGAAAGAATTATTGTTACTCCATCTAGCATAAAGATCTGGAAACCAGAATACGATTTAAAATAATTTTATAGCTTCTTGTACTTGAGGGTAATGAGCAGGAAGTTTGAATGTTCGTCTAATATTCATTGCAAGATTTTCTGATTTTGAACGTTCACCGTGATTAACTAGAACACGACGAAGTTTAGGTCTTAGTCTTTGTACAAATGACATTAATTGATTGTAATCACTATGTCCACTGAATCCATCTAATTTTTCAACACCACAATTTACAGAAACAACTTCAACTTTACCCTCTTTTCCTAACATAGATACTTGTTTAGAACCATCAAGAACACGTCTTCCCAAAGTTCCATTTACCTGATAAGAAACAAACACAACTTTATTTTTTGGATCAGGTGCAATATTTTTAAAATATTCTAAAACAGGTCCGCCTTCTAGCATTCCAGATGTAGCTAAAATAATACATGGAGAGTTTTCTCGCATTGGTTCTTCTCTTGCGTCAGCATGTTCAATATTTGTAAAATATTCAGAATCAAATGGATTATCATCAGTTTCTAAAATTTTCTGCTTTAATTCTCGTGCAAGGTATTCAGGATAAGATTCATGAATTGCAGATGCTTCAGAAATCATACCTTCAGTAAAAACTGGGGCCTCAACCATTTCACCTGATTTCATATAATGATCAATTACCATCATAATTTCTTGTGCACGACCAACTGCAGGAATTGGAATCAAAACTTTACCTCCATCTGCCAAAGTATTGTTTACTGCATTGATAAAGGAAGATTCCACTTGTTGTCTTGTAGGTTGTACATCTTCTCTGAGACCATATGTACTTTCAATTAGTAATGTCTCCACTCTAGGAAAATTCCAACTTGCAGCTTCAAACAAAATACTTTTTCCAAATTTAATATCTCCAGAATACACAAAATTATGATCACCATTTCCAATATGGAAATGACATAATGCAGAACCAAGAATATGCCCTGCGTTAGCAAGAACTAATTTTATGTCAGGTGAAATATCAGTTACAGTTCCATATGGTAAAGTAATTGTTTGTCGCATTACTTGTTTAACATCTCTTTCAGCGTACATTGGAGTTCTACCTTGTGCTGCTGCAACCTTAATTGCATCTAATTGGATCAAATTCATCATAGGTAATGTTGGTTCACTACAGTAAATTGGACCTTTGTAACCATATTTGCATAATGCCGGTAAAAATCCTGTATGATCTAAATGAGCATGTCCAATTACTACAGCATCAAGTTCATCTAATGTAATATCTAATGAATCAAGTCGTGGGTATGAATCCATTGGAGAACGAGCGCCAGGATTAATTCCACAATCAACTAAAATTTTACTTTCTGGTGTAGATAACAACATTGAGGATCTACCTACTTGACCAAAACCGCCAAGAGTGTGAAGAGATACCTCAGTTCTTTGTGATAAACGAGGTCTAAAAATGTCATCACCAACTTGTTTCATTTGTTTACTTCTTTCAGTAGAAGCCTGTTTTAGAGTTGAATTAATTGTTTGAATAGTTCTAGATGGAATTGTAGTAGCTTTTCTAATTCTTAATCTCCATCCAATTTTTTCTGTTAAATCTGCATGATTGAATTCTTTAGCATTTCTTTGTAACAACCAAGGTCTTTTTGCTTCAATTGATACTTCACCAGTTGAAGTATCAAAAAGAGTAGCTTGTAAGTTAGCTTCATCTGGTACATGTTCAGCAATAATTTTTCTACATTCATCCTCTGGTTTTCTTATAGATTCATCAGTTCGAATAACAATTCGTTTTTTGATAATATTAACAAGTTTTGAAATTGTTTCATTATTTTCTAAAAGATATCTAGGTGAATTTGTATAAAGTGCAATTCTTGGTCCTTCATATTCTATCTTTGTAATACTAGCTTCCTTTGGCATACTTTGCAGTATGGTTGCCATTATATTCTGGCTGCTAGGAGGTAATTCTTTTGGAGGTTGTTTTTTTTGCATTAAATCACTAAAGTTCGATAACTGCTTTCTTTTGTTCACCGGTCAATAGACGGAATCCATCTTTGTCCATTACTGCGATGTTTATTCCATCACCAGTACCAATGTTTCTAACGATTGCAGCTTTAACAGCTCTTAAAGCTATTTTTTTTGCCTCTTCAACTGTGAGGTCATTTCTATATTCTTCTTCCAATAAACCATAAGCCACTGGAGATCCACTTCCAGTTGTAACATAAGATTTCTCTTCAACAGAGCCAAACATATCAACATTAAACAATGCAGGACCACTTGCATCATATCCACCTAATAAAATATCAGCCATGAAAGGATATCCTCTATTTTGATGAAAAATTAATGAACATAGTCTTGCTAGAGAGTGGATAGATATTGAATTTTGTTTATCTACTCTGTGTAAATTAGAATGATATCGTAAAACATCTACAATGTTTTGGGCATCTGCAACACCGCCTGCTAGAGTTAAACCTGCATGAAGGTCAATTTGTTGAATTTTCATTGTGTTATTATTTGCAATAAAATATCCAGCACTGGCTCTCATATCTGCGCACAAAACAACACCATCTTTTGCCTTGATACCTACAGTGGTAGTCCCATGCAAAATTTTTTCTTCAATATTCGTAGACAAAATACACCTTTTAAGATAAAGTAAATGTCATGTCACCCTTTTAAATAACTTTTTGATCCTTTGAAATGATAAATAATGAGGAAAAAGGAGGATCGCATGCAATCTCACACAATGGAATTACCCAGATTAATAGAGATCGGGGAGAAAAATATCGAAGACTTTGGAAAATTCCTATACTCGTTAAATAAGCCAAAAAAAGTTTCATTGATTAGTGGAACAAATGTTCAAAATGTTTTAAAATCTAAAATAGAAAAATCATTAAAAATTAAAAAAATTCAACATATTTGGCATACCTCAATTGACAATCAAATAAAATCCATTGATATAATTCAAAAATCTGTTAAAAAAGATAATTCAGATTTAATTGTAGGAATTGGAGGAGGTCGTTCAGTAGACACTGCAAAACTAATTTCATATAATTTATCCATACCATTTGTTAGTTTACCAACTGCTGCATCACATGATGGAATGGCAAGTCCTTTTGTTTCTGTAAAAAGTGACAAACCTCATTCTATTGTAGCATCAGCTCCATTAGGAGTTTTTGTAGATATAGATGTAATTAAAAAAGCTCCATCAAAATTATTGGCTAGTGGTTGTGGAGATCTTATTGCAAATATTATAGCGGTAAAAGATTGGCAATTAGGTCATAAAAAGAAAAAAGAATACTATGGAAGATATGCTGCAGATTTAGCTATGATGAGTGCAAAAATTGTTATGGAAAATTCTTCAGAATTTTCACGTAAAGGAACAGACCCTCGAGTAATTGTTGAGGGATTAATTAGTGCAGGAGTTGCATCATGTATTGCTGGAAGTAGTAGACCATGTTCTGGTGCAGAGCACCTATTTTCACATGCGCTTGATAAAATTGCTCCAGGAATTGGGCTTCATGGAGAAAAATGCGGGATTGGATCTATAATGATGGCAAAATTACAAGGACAAGATTGGAAAAAAATCACTAAGACATTAAAAGATGTAGGTGCACCGACAACTGCAAAACAAATTGGAATTGAACCAGATAAAATTATTGAAGCTTTGATAATGGCACAAGGGTTAAGACCTCAACGTTACACGATTTTAAAAGAAAAAATTATGACTAAAAAAACAGCATTGAATCTGGCAAAATCAACTAAAGTAATTTAATTTAAGCAGTTTTTTCTTTTGCTTCAGGTTTTTTTGTAGGAGTTTGTTTGTTGACATGAGTTTCAACAAAACTAATTTTTTCTAAAGTATTAACAAACTTGAAAATATCCATTTGGATGAAATGTTTCATTATTTGTAAACCATCTGCTCGTAAAATATCCTCAGGAACTGTAATACTAGCTTCTTTATCTTTCAAATCAAAAGCAATTTTACTATCTTCAACTGGAAGTCGTTCTTTTAGAATTGCATCAACTTTATCGTTTGGTGTGTCTAAAGCTTTGAGTACGTTGACATCATAAAGAATTGTTTTTCCTGCGTATCTATGATTATAATCAATTTGTACTCTGCCTGAACCAATAAAACGAATAATTCCTCTTTTATTATCAACTTCAATTGTATCACCAACTGAAACCTTTTCAGCATCTTCACCAAGTTTTCTTAGTGGAATCATTCTAACTTTAGTAGAATCTCTTGCACCAAAACCTTTGTCTGGTGTAACTTCAATTGTGAGTTTGTCTCCAACTGATGTTTTTGCTAATGCTTCATCAAATCCTTTTAAAACAGGATAAGATGTTTCACCAATTGAAACTAGTTTAGGATGATATTTTGCATTTTCTTCATGAAGTGAATACTTTTTTGCATCTGCTTCAATAGTGGTATCAAATACCTCATCATCATCTTTTACTTTTGCAGTATAATCAACTAGAATTAATGAGCCTTTATCAAAAGTCAATGTGATCGTTTTCGAATTTCCTTATATTAGTTAAACGTTCTAAATATTAAGAAGGATTTGGCAGTGCCTTTAATTTGTCTTCAGCGATCTTTAGTCCTGCTTGTGAATCAGTTTCGTAACCCATCATAGATAATGTGGAGGATATTCCTGAAATACATCTCATTACATGAGATGCGTTTACTTCACCCATACATCCTACTCTGAAGACTTTGCCCTTTAGATTACCGAATCCACCGGCAACTAAAATTCTGAATTTTTTAGCCAATGTATCACGGAATATTTTATCTTCTAGTCCATCAAGATAGTTTAATGCAATAACTACAGTTGAACGTGAGTCTTCTTTTGCAAATGGAGTCAATCCAATTGCAGATAATCCAGAATATAGAGCATCAGAACAAATTTTGTGACGTTGAATTCTTTCTTCAATTCCTTCTTCGAGCATTATTCTCATTGCTTCTCTGTATGCATAAAGAACTGGTAGAGCAGGAGTGAATGGAGTGTGTTTAGCTTCATCATAATATTTGAAGTATCTTGGTAAATTGAAATACATTGTACTTGGTGGGTTTGCTTCCATGTATTTTCTAGTTCTTGGATTAATACAAATTGGAGAAATTCCTGGTGGGCATGCAAATGTTTTTTGTGCACCAGTCATTGCAATATCGATACCCCATTTGTCCATGTGAAGTTCTTCACCGCCGACAATGGAAACACCATCTAAAACATAGTATGAATCATTTCTGGAAGTAAGATCCTTTATTCTATCAAGATAATTAATCATTGTTCCAGTAGATGTTTCATTCCAAACGCAATAGAATGCTTTTACGTCTTTGTTGTTATCAAATGCCTCTTTAACTTGATCATATGTAGGATTAACACCTGGTTCAGTTTCAATTCTTATTGTTTGTCCACCAGCCCATTCAATTTGTTGTGCTAAACGAGTACTGAATTCTCCATTTACTGGTATGATTACTTTATCATCTTTTTTAACTAAATTAACAACAGAACATTCTACAGCACCTGTACCTGATGCAGATAAACAAACGGCATCTCCTTGAGTATCAAAGATTTTTTTTGTATTGTTTACACATTCTTCATAGAGTGTAACAAAATCGTCACTACGGTGATTAATAGAAGGTTCAATCATTGCTCGAGTAACACGTTCAGGTACATTTGTTGGACCAGGTAGCATTACTAAATATTCCAAAATATCTTCAAAATGAGTTAGGCTCAGGCTTATTTATAATTAAAGAATTTTTAGTCTGTTTTTTGCATCCAGATTTTCTAAAATAAGTTTGGTTCCTTCAGGAACTAGATCATCCCATTTTTGATCGCTTTTAATCAAATCTCTTAATCGAGTTCCAGATAATTGATCTCTTTTTAAAAATGGAATAGCAATTACCTGAACATTTCTTTTTGAATAAAGATGTTCAGTCATAGGATCGTTTGAAAAAATAATTTCATAATCTGGAACTATGGTATCAATATTTTGAATCCACCTTACATGATTATCTAAATCTGGGATTGGAAAAATAAAAATTTTATTTTGAATTGAATCATCAATTGAAGATAAAATCATTTTTTTTCTTTCTTCAATAGAAAATGGATTATTTTTTTCAATAGGTTTGTTTGAGCTGCCCAATCCTAACCAAAGTTTATCAACTTTTGATATTGCAAATTGTAATGCTGCAAGATGACCTAAATGAAATGGTTGAAATCTACCTATGAGTAAACCATTCATAGAAAATATAGGAAATGACTTTTTAAAAAACTATCATAAAGAGTGTAAATAAGTAAAAAATATGAATTTTTTAAAAATTAATGGAGCACATGGGGAAGGTGGTGGGCAAATTGTACGTTCAGCTATTACATTATCATGTATTACAAATCAACCAATTCATTTAGAAAACATTAGAAAAAATAGAAAAAATGAGGGATTAAGGCCTCAACATCTTGCAGCAATTAAAATTTTACAAAAAATTTCAAATGCAAAAGTAATTGGCGATAAACTTGGATCAACTGAATTAAAATTTATTCCAGGAGAAATAAAAAAGTTAGAATTAATTGAAGATGTAAAAACAGCTGGAAGTATTTCTTTAATTTTACAAGTTTTAATTCCCACAGTATCAATTTCAAAAAAGAAACTAAGTTTGATAATTAAAGGAGGTACTGACGTTATGTGGAGTCCAACAATGAATTATACAAATTATGTACTAAAAGAGGCATATTCTAAAATGGGCATAAGATTTGAAATTGAAATAACAAAAAGAGGATATTTTCCAAAGGGTCAAGGAGAAATAAAATTAGAAGTATACCCATCAGAAATAAAATCAATAAAATTATCTAAAAGAAAAAAACAAAAATTACAATTGAAATGTTCATTTTCAAAAATTCCAATACAAATAATTGAAGAAAAAATTGAACAGATTAGAAAAGAAATTCAGAAACATGATTTTGAAATTGAAATTGAAATAAAAGAAGAAGAAGCAAGTGATTCTGGATCTTCAGTATTGATTTACAGTATTGAAGAAAATTCAATTATTGGAATAGATGGACTATTTAATAAAAAAACACAAAATTTTGATTTGAACATGAAAGAGATTTTTGATAATTCATTTGGAATAGATAAAAACATGGCTGACATGTTAGTAGTACCTGCAAGTTTAAGTTCAGGTAAAACAAAATTTGAAGTTCACAATATTACAAAACATTTAGAAACAAATCTGTTTGTGACATCAAAAATTACCGGATGTAAATATGGAATTGGAAAGATATCAGAAGGTTATGAAGTAATAATTGAAGGAATATCAAACACCAGCATCAAGTAAAGATGCTAAAAATAGAATTGCAAGGGAAATAACGACTGTAATTTCACCAAGAATGATTATCTTTTTTCGTAATTTTTGAATTTCAGGCTCAGACATTTGGTTTGACATAATTTTTTCCTCAACATCTTTACGAATCACTCTAACATGTATCGCATATGTTATGATTAAAATAACTACAAGAACCATTTTGATGATTAAAAATTGTCCATAGCTTGTTTCAAAAAGAATAGTTGACTTACCTAAAATTAAATGAGAATTATACATGCCAGTTGCTATTAAAATTATTAGCGCAGGTACAGCAATTTTGTTAAATCTTTTTCCAACTCTGATCATTATTTGCATTCTTTCTTGTACAGAGTTAGTCATAGTTTTTAGAAGTGGAGAAAATACAATTCCAATAAAGAGTGAACCGCCAACCCAAATTGTAGCTGAAACAAGATGAATCCAAGTAATAATTGCTTGTTCTATTGCAGCCATAATTATTCAGATATTGTATCAAATATTATGTATTTGGATCTTGACAACGTTTTTTACTTGTAGATTAAAAATCATATCAAATTGGCACTACAAAGTAGATTAACAGTATATGCAGCAATAGCTGGAGTTTTAGCTTTAATGGGAGGAATTGTGTATTATGCCAGTCTAGATAACGTATCACTTGATCAAGTTGAAGTTGAATTAACAGATGTAACATTAAGGGAAGCTGGAGAAGATGAAGCAAAATTTGTTTTAACATTTCTTGTAAAAAATCCTAGTGAAAAAATATACGTAGTTCCAGTGATTGCATACGAACTGTATGATGATGATGTGTTATTAGGTTCTGGAAAATATTCTACAGAAGATGTAGCATTACCTGGTAGAGCACAAATTTTTGCTGGCGGTGAAGTTCCTCTGAAAAATACATTCATTTTAAAAAAATCTGAAGTTGGTTCAGAAATTTATCAATCTATGATAAATGGAAAAATAACAGACTATGTTGTTGAAGGAATCATTACAACTCAAAGTACTTGGAGTGTAGCAGAAAATGAATTCAGATCTGAAAAATAAATAAAGTGGGCCGGGAGAGATTTGAACTCTCGATCGCTGCCATGTCGAGGCAGCATCATAACCAAACTAGACCACCGGCCCTTTGAAGTTAAAATCTATGTTCAGACATTATTAACGTTTAAGAAAAGAAAGGCTGAATAAAAAGAGATAATGAGTGATAGTATTGGAAGATAGTTTTACTGATGAGGAAAAAAGGGGGTTCTATAAGGCGATTTATTCCAGAAGGGATGTTAGATCACATTTCATATCAAAACCTATTGAAGAGAACAAACTATCAAAAATTCTTCATGCAGCACATCATGCACCATCAGTAGGATTTTCTCAACCATGGAATTTTATTTTAATTAAAGATCAAGCAACAAAAAAGAAAATTAAAGAATCATTTGATGAAGAAAAAAGACGTTCATCACAGGTGGTAGATGAACCAAAAAAATCTAAATATTTATCATTTAAACTAGAAGGAATTTTAGAATCTCCTGTTAATCTTTGCGTAACATATGATCCCACAAAATTTGGTCCATTTGTAATTGGAAGATCTAGTATTCCTGAAGCTGGACTATACAGTGTGTGTTGCGCAATTCAAAATTTATGGTTGTCAGCAAGAACAGAAGGTGTAGGGTTAGGATGGGTAAGTATTTTATCAAATGAAATATTGAAAGAAACTCTCCAATTGCCAGAACATGTAGTTCCAGTGGCATACTTGTGTTTAGGTTATGTGAATGAATTTGCAGATAAACCTGATCTTGAAACTGCCAAGTGGTTACCGAGATTAGATCTGAAAGATGTTGTATATTATGAAAAATGGGAAGATAAAGAAAATTCAGATTGGAAAGAAATTCAAGATTTAATTCAAACTAATCTTGATTAGGCTTAAATAATTTAGAAGATTTTTTCTGCTGGGCTTGTAGCGCAGAGTCAAATTTGACGCGCAACATGGATAGCGCAGTAGCCTCCTAAGTTACAGGTCGAGGGATCGAAGCCCTCCAAGCCCGCTTAATTTTAAAAATTGCAGGGATTAAATACAAAGAATAATAGAAAAAATTATGAAAATTGTAGTTATTTCAGCTAGTCCAAGAAAAACTGCAAATACACAGATAATTATGAAGTATGTTAACGAATATACAAAGTCAAAAAATCCAGATACAAAATTCATCAACCTTTCAGATGGAGAAATTGAATGTTATAGAGGATTTGATGTAGAGTATAATGAAGCAACCAAAAATGCTGCCAAAGACATTATGGAGGCAGATGTATGGTTGATTGGTTCACCTATTTACAACTCATTTTTTAGTTCTGCATTAAAAAATCTCTTTGAATATGTTGATTATAAAAAAACAGAAGGTAAAGTTGCAGGAATGGCAATTTTAGCTGCTGGAAATATTGGTTTTGTTGATGTTCAAACAGTAATTACGCAATTGTTATCATACTTTAGAGTAATTACAAATCCAAAAGCGGTTTATCTAACAACTGAAATATTTACAGATAATCAAATTTCAAATGAAGATGCAAAAAATAGATTAAAAGAAATGGTAGATGAAACATTACAACTTGCATCTAAATTAAAAAAATAATAAAAAAACTAGATTTATTCTAATTTTATAAAAGTCAAATACTATTCGTGTTATCTAATGATATTGAGTTTAAAAAAAGATCCAACAGAATTGTGTTCATGTAAATGTCATTATGGTGGAGCAGTAAGTTGTCCTGGATGTAAAAAAAATCACGGCACAGTCACTTGCCACTGTAAAGATTGAAATTATTTTCTTTTTGAAGATAGGGCTTTAAGATTAGCTAGTTCTGCCTTTAATGATTCAATTTGTACAAGAGTTTTGAGATTAGAAATTTCTTGGTTTAGTCTTTCAATTTCATCATCTTTTAGCTCTACTGATGACTTTAATCCATTTAATTCTGTAGATAGTTCATCTTGAATTTGTTTAATTTCTGATAAATTAACTTGTTTTGGAACTTCAACTTGTAGTGTTTGTGAATTACTCAAGCTTTTTTTTTGATGAACTGCGTACTCATGACCATGATTGGTTGCATAGTCTGCACTTTTTTGAGATAACCAACAAGTTAGAGCCATAAACCATGTAATTGGTACTGCCATGATAAAGACAAAATTTAGAATTGGTGCATAATCATAAAATGGTGGCCACAATCCAGTTAAAACAGCAGCAAATCCTGCTGTAATGATGGTTGCCATATGATTTTTCCAATATCCCATGATTTATTGCAAAAATTCATTCTTTATAATAGTAATGCTATTTTTTATAAAATAAAAGAATAAAATGGAAAGGAGAATTATTCTGCTTCTTCAGGAGTACTTGATACTTTAGGCATATCAGATTGCAAAATTTGGATCTTTTGTAATAATTCAGTTCTTAGATCTCTTGCAACCCTTCGTACTGTAGGTCTTGGGACACCAAGTTCATCAACTACTTTTGTATAGATGTCTTGTTTGTCAGTAACTCCTTTATCCAAATAGGAATTAATTGCTTCTTTAATTATCGTGCTTTGGTTTGTACGACTCAATAGATCATATTTCTAATCGATCTATATAACACTATAACTTGAAAAATTTAAAAAAATAGATATTAAAAATAATTGGAAAAAATTAAATCTTAATTTCTTGACTAACAAATGCAAAAAAAATTTGTAATTTTTTTAAAAAAATCTAACAAAGTATAGAAAATCTTCAGATGATTTATCAAAAAGACTTTTATGATAATTTA
This window of the Candidatus Nitrosomarinus catalina genome carries:
- a CDS encoding M24 family metallopeptidase, with amino-acid sequence MKQRRKNLLKYAKKIDCDTLVTFEPENLFYMTGFWGEAIGLLEKNGRTTIIAPELEVGRAKDESEDCDVITAERGSGLISTLIDKIKKNHVCTDCKDYSTMISLKKSISNITSSTEPFYNARIIKDEKEIRILKRASRIIDEMFEICSKKMKVGQKESELQTILMTYAMEQEMFDTGYKSTLNPLIIAGGPNGALPHAQVSQRKFKKGDLVVTDLTLRYKGYVSDATRTFALGKISSQANEAYEIVKESQKLGLKSVKPNVDCKDVDDACRKYIEEKNYGKYFIHSTGHGIGLEVHEFPTVSYRSNTKLKENMAITVEPGIYIENKFGIRIEDSLIVKNKPIVMHKFTKDLLTI
- a CDS encoding DUF814 domain-containing protein, translated to MTEEKKKKVVALLSGGLDSQLAIRMMQEQGFDVSAVAIKTPFCDFDCGRGCGFEIRERADDLDVNLKTVYLGDEYIEMLKKPKHGIGAGFNPCVDCRSMMFDAAKKHMEDIGAEFIISGEVLGQRPMSQHAPALRTIEKESNLVGKIVRPLSAALLPETIPEKEGLIKRENLGMIEGRTRRNQLDMAKKYGIEDPPNAGGGCLLTEPQFGVKAKDLFEHTKNPTINDIDLLKIGRHFRLDEETKFVVGRNEDENEMIKAIALPNDILLEAKDFVGPVSILRGVNLKKHLEFASSVTLRYSDAPSDKTAIVSIKQNESVEEIISKTAKEESYIRFRM
- the sepF gene encoding cell division protein SepF gives rise to the protein MQKQENPTYLKAITIRDSSDVHSIKEDIKKGIILILRVTPLAQKDVDQLRKVVEELYSIAKTADADIARLGEERIIVTPSSIKIWKPEYDLK
- a CDS encoding beta-CASP ribonuclease aCPSF1, which translates into the protein MQKKQPPKELPPSSQNIMATILQSMPKEASITKIEYEGPRIALYTNSPRYLLENNETISKLVNIIKKRIVIRTDESIRKPEDECRKIIAEHVPDEANLQATLFDTSTGEVSIEAKRPWLLQRNAKEFNHADLTEKIGWRLRIRKATTIPSRTIQTINSTLKQASTERSKQMKQVGDDIFRPRLSQRTEVSLHTLGGFGQVGRSSMLLSTPESKILVDCGINPGARSPMDSYPRLDSLDITLDELDAVVIGHAHLDHTGFLPALCKYGYKGPIYCSEPTLPMMNLIQLDAIKVAAAQGRTPMYAERDVKQVMRQTITLPYGTVTDISPDIKLVLANAGHILGSALCHFHIGNGDHNFVYSGDIKFGKSILFEAASWNFPRVETLLIESTYGLREDVQPTRQQVESSFINAVNNTLADGGKVLIPIPAVGRAQEIMMVIDHYMKSGEMVEAPVFTEGMISEASAIHESYPEYLARELKQKILETDDNPFDSEYFTNIEHADAREEPMRENSPCIILATSGMLEGGPVLEYFKNIAPDPKNKVVFVSYQVNGTLGRRVLDGSKQVSMLGKEGKVEVVSVNCGVEKLDGFSGHSDYNQLMSFVQRLRPKLRRVLVNHGERSKSENLAMNIRRTFKLPAHYPQVQEAIKLF
- the psmB gene encoding archaeal proteasome endopeptidase complex subunit beta, yielding MSTNIEEKILHGTTTVGIKAKDGVVLCADMRASAGYFIANNNTMKIQQIDLHAGLTLAGGVADAQNIVDVLRYHSNLHRVDKQNSISIHSLARLCSLIFHQNRGYPFMADILLGGYDASGPALFNVDMFGSVEEKSYVTTGSGSPVAYGLLEEEYRNDLTVEEAKKIALRAVKAAIVRNIGTGDGINIAVMDKDGFRLLTGEQKKAVIEL
- a CDS encoding sn-glycerol-1-phosphate dehydrogenase; amino-acid sequence: MRKKEDRMQSHTMELPRLIEIGEKNIEDFGKFLYSLNKPKKVSLISGTNVQNVLKSKIEKSLKIKKIQHIWHTSIDNQIKSIDIIQKSVKKDNSDLIVGIGGGRSVDTAKLISYNLSIPFVSLPTAASHDGMASPFVSVKSDKPHSIVASAPLGVFVDIDVIKKAPSKLLASGCGDLIANIIAVKDWQLGHKKKKEYYGRYAADLAMMSAKIVMENSSEFSRKGTDPRVIVEGLISAGVASCIAGSSRPCSGAEHLFSHALDKIAPGIGLHGEKCGIGSIMMAKLQGQDWKKITKTLKDVGAPTTAKQIGIEPDKIIEALIMAQGLRPQRYTILKEKIMTKKTALNLAKSTKVI
- a CDS encoding peptidylprolyl isomerase, whose protein sequence is MTFDKGSLILVDYTAKVKDDDEVFDTTIEADAKKYSLHEENAKYHPKLVSIGETSYPVLKGFDEALAKTSVGDKLTIEVTPDKGFGARDSTKVRMIPLRKLGEDAEKVSVGDTIEVDNKRGIIRFIGSGRVQIDYNHRYAGKTILYDVNVLKALDTPNDKVDAILKERLPVEDSKIAFDLKDKEASITVPEDILRADGLQIMKHFIQMDIFKFVNTLEKISFVETHVNKQTPTKKPEAKEKTA